A region from the Canis lupus dingo isolate Sandy chromosome 9, ASM325472v2, whole genome shotgun sequence genome encodes:
- the SLFN5 gene encoding LOW QUALITY PROTEIN: schlafen family member 5 (The sequence of the model RefSeq protein was modified relative to this genomic sequence to represent the inferred CDS: inserted 9 bases in 9 codons; deleted 4 bases in 3 codons; substituted 10 bases at 10 genomic stop codons): MSIKVHLEINFAECVLNAGKITLGNKQRNEMKPQLQKKQNXIILNAICALLNSGGGGVKAEIENKDYNYEIHGVGLNMPSIFKGYLDEMQRETSFLCVCVKSWNTEASGIXLAMLSSNLYHRYRASTDVMNSREALAFLKGRTQTLMNTNDSSSLSPQKDLVGIQNDGNIRASAAAFFARNHLQYLEKLNFAKSLHVELKMFSTEMSQCFXQVSPVVSAFADTEGGYIFFGVHNETSQVIECEKEKIDLIKLKVXIDCYIHKLPVHHFCTQRHEIKYAVKFLEVHNQGTLXGYVCAVKVKXFCCAVFGKVPSSWXVKDNHVKQLATMEWTAWMMEADPDLSRFPEMVLALSLSSTTPQSRTVCTHKNFEHLEEQQKHYFPVLSDRVVYTPLQGTVLKLSLYKELFSKLKGLRDLINKEYXPFPQGILIFFSRSWAVDXGLSEKQGVICDALLLSHNNIPVLYTILSEXDASWKGYSMIVAHTLKQKLVNTGGYTGXLHHSLATRAALNSDKTASTLHGSDLQIYPESYNLXTTQHMEALRSLVIVLLGFXSFLSEELGSEVLNLLTDKQYELLSKNICMTRELXVHGLPGXGKTILALRIMEKIRNVFQCQPDDILYICENQPLKKFVSFTKKNICQAVTWKTFMKNDFXKIQHIIIDEAQNFHTEDGNXYEKAKIIAKRENNHLGILWIFLDXFQTSHLSHNGFPALAAQYPREELTRVLXNADPIVNYLQEVMQEVKENPPPYIPLGSLEMVHKAKWAQDIPGNFEIMEYLGLSLEEMVVQVAEKCQFLFRNGYSPKDIAILSSKTSEVEKYKDKFLRAMRKRKISQLNEESDLLVQIKDASDIMANHIVLDSVHQFSSLERNIVFGFNPTVAEPAVFHNLLLCLAKKHLYILKVSI; the protein is encoded by the exons ATGAGTATCAAGGTTCATTTGGAAATTAACTTTGCCGAATGTGTCTTAAATGCAGGAAAAATCACCCTTGGGAATAAGCAAAGGAATGAAATGAAGCCCCAACTgcagaagaaacaga aaatcaTATTGAATGCAATATGTGCTCTGCTGAATTCTGGTGGCGGAGGGGTTAAGGCTGAGATTGAAAACAAAGACTACAATTATGAAATCCATGGAGTGGGGCTGAATATGCCTTCAATTTTTAAAGGTTACTTAGATGAGATGCAG AGGGAGAcgtcttttttgtgtgtgtgtgtgaagtcaTGGAACACCGAGGCCTCTGGTATATGACTGGCAATGTTGTCCTCCAATTTGTACCACAGATACAGAGCATCTACTGATGTCATGAATTCTCGGGAAGCACTGGCATTCCTCAAAGGGAGAACTCAGACCCTTATGAATACTAATGATTCCAGTTCATTAAGTCCCCAGAAAGATCTGGTTGGTATCCAAAATGATGGTAACATAAGGGCCTCAGCTGCTGCTTTCTTTGCTAGGAATCACCTTCAGTATCTAGAAAAGCTCAACTTTGCTAAGTCCCTTCACGTTGAGCTTAAAATGTTCTCAACAGAGATGTCACAGTGCT AACAAGTCTCCCCAGTTGTTTCTGCATTTGCAGACACTGAGGGAGGTTACATATTTTTTGGTGTGCATAATGAGACCAGTCAAGTCATTGAatgtgaaaaggagaaaatagatcTTATCAAATTGAAGG TTATTGATTGCTATATTCATAAGCTACCAGTCCATCATTTCTGTACACAGAGGCATGAGATAAAATATGCTGTCAAATTCCTTGAAGTACACAATCAGGGGACCC ATGGATATGTCTGCGCAGTCAAGGTCAAGTGATTTTGCTGTGCAGTGTTTGGCAAAGTGCCCAGTTCCTGGTAGGTGAAGGACAATCACGTGAAACAGCTGGCCACAATGGAATGGACAGCTTGGATGATGGAAGCCGACCCAG ATCTTTCCAGATTTCCTGAGATGGTCCTTGCACTGAGTTTGTCATCCACCACACCCCAGAGCAGGACTGTATGCACTCATAAGAATTTTGAACATctagaagaacaacaaaaacattacTTTCCAG TATTATCAGACAGAGTGGTGTATACTCCTCTACAAGGAACTGTTCTCAAA TTAAGCCTCTACAAGGAACTGTTCTCAAAACTTAAAGGACTCAGAGACTTAATAAATAAGGAAT GCCCTTTTCCTCAaggaatattgatttttttttctcgaaGCTGGGCTGTGG TTGGTCTATCAGAGAAGCAGGGAGTAATCTGTGATGCTCTTCTGCTTTCGCATAACAACATCCCAGTCCTCTACACCATCCTCAGTGAATAGGATGCAAGCTGGAAGGGCTATTCTATGATAGTTGCCCATACCTTAAAGCAGAAGCTGGTGAACACAGGTGGCTACACTGGGTAACTGCATCATTCCCTTG ccacccgggctgccctgaattctGATAAAACAGCAAGCACTCTTCATGGTTCAGATTTGCAAATTTACCCCGAGTCCTATAACCTTTAAACCACCCAGCACATGGAAGCATTACGGTCCCTTGTGATAGTCTTGCTTGGGTTCTGATCTTTCTTAAGTGAAGAGCTGGGCTCTGAGGTTCTGAACCTACTC ACAGATAAACAGTATGAGTTGCTTTCAAAGAATATTTGCATGACCAGAGAGC TTGTTCATGGCTTACCTGGCTAAGGGAAGACCATCCTGGCTCTCAGGATAATGGAGAAGATCAGGAATGTGTTCCAGTGTCAACCAGATGACATTCTTTACATCTGTGAAAATCAACCCCTGAAGAAGTTTGTGAG TTTCACCAAAAAAAACATCTGCCAGGCAGTGACTTGGAAAACCTTCATGAAAAATGACTTTTGAAAGATTCAGCACATCATCATTGATGAAGCTCAGAATTTCCACACTGAAGATGGAAACTGATATGAGAAGgcaaaaatcattgctaagagAGAAAACAATCACCTGGGAATTCTCTGGATCTTCCTGG ACTTTCAGACCAGCCACTTGAGTCACAATGGCTTTCCTGCTCTTGCAGCCCAGTATCCAAGAGAAGAGCTCACCAGAGTGC GCAATGCAGATCCAATAGTCAACTACCTACAAGAAGTAATGCAGGAGGTCAAAGAAAATCCTCCACCTTACATCCCCCTCGGGTCCCTGGAGATGGTTCATAAAGCTAAATGGGCTCAGGATATTCCAGGCAACTTCGAGATTATGGAGTACTTGGGCTTGAGCTTGGAAGAGATGGTGGTCCAAGTAGCAGAGAAATGTCAGTTTCTCTTTAGGAATGGTTATTCTCCCAAGGACATTGCCATACTTTCCAGCAAAACAAGTGAAgtggaaaaatataaagataagttTTTAAGggcaatgaggaaaagaaaaatatctcagcTCAATGAGGAATCTGATCTGTTGGTACAGATCAAGGATGCATCAGATATCATGGCCAATCACATTGTATTGGACAGTGTCCATCAATTTTCCAGCCTGGAAAGAAATATCGTGTTTGGGTTCAATCCAACAGTGGCTGAGCCAGCTGTTTTCCATAATCTTCTGCTCTGTCTGGCAAAGAAACATCTCTATATTCTGAAGGTTTCTATTTGA